The Pseudomonas sp. HOU2 DNA window GCGAAGCCGGAAAAACTCTTGAGATTGTCGGGCGTCAGCTGGGCAGCATCATCGAGGAGCTGGGTGTTGGTGCCTTTGCCAAGGCAGTCATTGCTTACGAGCCTGTCTGGGCCATTGGTACCGGACTGACTGCAACGCCGCAACAGGCTCAGGATGTGCATAAAGCCATTCGCGAGCAGTTGGCGGCAGAGAATTCTGAAGTCGCACGAGGTGTGCGGCTTCTATACGGCGGCAGCGTGAAGGCGGCCAATGCGGTCGAACTGTTCGGCATGCCGGATATCGATGGGGGGCTCATTGGTGGAGCTTCCCTGAATGCAGATGAGTTCGGTGCGATTTGTCGCGCCGCGGGAAACTGAAAAAATGCTGGAAACAGTCGTAGTCGTTTTTCATCTGCTGGGTGCATTGGGCGTAGTTGCTCTGGTTTTGCTGCAGCAGGGTAAGGGTGCGGACGCTGGCGCGTCTTTCGGAGCAGGTGCTTCAAATACTGTGTTCGGAAGCCAAGGTTCCTCTACCTTTCTTAGTAAGTTTACTGCTATACTTGCCGCCGGTTTCTTCATAACCAGCTTGGGGTTAGGTTACTTTGCTAAAGAGAAGGCTCATCAGCTGACTCAAGCAGGTTTGCCAGATCCAGCAGTGTTGGAAGTACCTAAGCAGCAACAACCGGCTTCTGATGATGTCCCGGTGCTTCAAGAGCAAAAGTCGGCTACTCCAGCGACTGACGTACCTCCAGCTCAAGAGCAGAAGTAAGAAGGGTTTCAAACGTAGTTTTGCCGAGGTGGTGGAATTGGTAGACACGCAACCTTGAGGTGGTTGTGCCCATAGGGTGTAGGGGTTCGAGTCCCCTTCTCGGTACCAATTAGTCAGGAGAGCCCGCTGTTGCGGGCTTTCTTGCAGGTGGAAGGTTACATTGACCCTATAAGGGATCGGTCGTATACTTCCGCCCCAGCTTTGTCGCGGGGTGGAGCAGTCTGGTAGCTCGTCGGGCTCATAACCCGAAGGTCGTCGGTTCAAATCCGGCCCCCGCAACCAGTTTAAGGAGCCCCTTTTCAGGGGCTTTTTGTTAGCTGGACACTTTCTACGCCGATGTTCGACGGCGTTTCAAGGATGGGCGTTTCGCCCATTTTTTTATTTTGCAGCGCATGCATTTACATGCACGAGGGGGTTCAGGTGTCGAGCAAGCTAGAAGAGTTGCAGGCCTTGTTGGCCCCGGTGGTCGTGGCCCTAGGCTATGAATGCTGGGGTATCGAGTTTTCGGCTCAGGGTCGTCACTCGATGTTGCGCGTTTATATCGATAAAGAGGGTGGCGTGCTGGTGGACGATTGCGCCATTGTCAGCCGTCAGATCAGCGGTGTTCTGGATGTTGAAGATCCGATCTCCGTTGAATACACCCTCGAAGTTTCCTCGCCTGGCATGGAACGCCCACTGTTCACTCTTGAGCAGTTTGCAAAATTTGCCGGTGAACAAGTGAAGATCAAGCTGCGCTCGCCTTTTGAAGGTCGACGCAACTTTCAGGGCCTTCTGCGCGGTGTAGAAGAACAGGATGTCGTGGTGCAGGTAGAAGACCATGAATTCCTGTTGCCGATCGATATGATCGACAAGGCCAACATTATTCCCAGTTTTGACTGAGACGCGGATCCCGCGGATCCAATGGCTTGCGAAAGGCGAGGCGTACGATGAGCAAAGAAGTACTGCTGGTTGTTGAGTCGGTATCCAATGAAAAGGGCGTACCGGCAAGCGTGATTTTTGAAGCGCTGGAGCTGGCTCTGGCCACTGCTACCAAAAAGCGTTTTGAAGACGAAGTTGACCTGCGTGTGGAAATCAACCGCCACACCGGTTCCTACGAGACTTTCCGTCGCTGGACGGTCGTCGAAGAGAATGATCTCGACGATCCTGCGATCGAAACCTGGCCAAGCAAGGTTGCCGAAACGCATCCGGGCGCCAAGGTCGGCGACGTCGTCGAAGAAAAGATCGAATCCATCGAGTTCGGCCGCATTGCTGCACAGACCGCCAAACAGGTCATCGTGCAGAAAGTGCGTGAAGCCGAGCGCGCTCAAGTGGTCGACGCCTATCGCGAGCGCCTGGGAGAAATCATCTCCGGCACCGTGAAGAAAGTCACTCGCGACAACGTGATCGTCGATCTGGGCAATAACGCGGAAGCGTTGCTGGCCCGTGAAGACATCATTCCTCGCGAAACCTTCCGTGTCGGTGTGCGCCTGCGTGCACTGCTCAAGGAAATCCGCACCGAGAACCGCGGTCCGCAGCTGATCCTGTCGCGTACCGCGCCGGAAATGCTGATCGAGCTGTTCCGTATCGAAGTGCCGGAAATCGCTGAAGGCCTGATCGAAGTCATGGCGGCGTCCCGTGATCCGGGTTCGCGTGCCAAGATCGCTGTCCGTTCCAAGGACAAACGCATCGACCCGCAGGGCGCGTGCATCGGTATGCGCGGTTCGCGCGTCCAGGCCGTGTCGGGCGAGTTGGGTGGCGAGCGTGTCGACATCGTCCTGTGGGACGATAACCCGGCGCAGTTCGTGATCAATGCCATGTCGCCGGCAGAAGTGGCGGCCATTATCGTTGACGAAGATGCCCATGCAATGGACATCGCCGTTGGCGCAGACAATCTGGCTCAGGCCATCGGTCGGGGTGGTCAGAACGTGCGTCTGGCGAGCCAGTTGACTGGCTGGACCCTGAACGTGATGACCGAATCGGACATCCAGGCTAAGCAGCAAGCAGAAACCGGCGACATCCTGCGCAACTTCATCGACGAGCTGGAAGTCGACGAAGAACTGGCTCAGGTGCTGGTAGATGAAGGCTTTACCAGCCTGGAAGAGATTGCCTACGTACCGTTGGAAGAAATGCTCAACATCGACGGCTTTGACGAAGATATCGTCAACGAGCTTCGCGCTCGTGCCAAGGATCGTTTGTTGACCAAAGCCATCGCTACTGAGGAAAAGCTGGCAGACGCCCATCCGGCCGAAGACCTGCTCTCGCTTGAGGGTATGGACAAGGATTTGGCGATGGAACTGGCGGTGCGCGGCGTAATTACCCGCGAAGACCTGGCCGAGCAGTCTATTGACGACCTGCTCGACATCGACGGCATTGACGATGATCGTGCCGGCAAGTTGATCATGGCCGCCCGAGCCCACTGGTTCGAGTAATTAGGCGCGGCCTGAGGAGAGAAGTGCATGACGCAAGTCACGGTGAAACAACTGGCCGATGAGGTCAAAACACCGGTAGAGCGCCTGTTGCAGCAGATGCGTGAGGCAGGTCTGCCGCACACCGCCGCCGAAGAAAATGTGACTGACAGTGAGAAGCAATCCCTGCTGACTCACTTGAAGAGCAGCCACAAGGCGAAAGTGGAAGAACCACGCAAGATCACGCTGCAGCGTAAAACCACCAGCACCCTGCGTGTGGCTGGTAGCAAGAGCATCAGCGTTGAAGTTCGCAAAAAGAAAGTTTTCGTACAGCGTAGCCCGGAAGAAATCGAAGCCGAGCGCAAGCGTGAACTGGAAGAGCGTCGCGCAGTAGAAAATGCTGCTCGTCAGAAGGCTGAAGAAGAAGCCAAGCAGCGCGCTGAAGAAGAAGCGCGTCGCCAGCCTGCTGCTGCGCCGTCCGCTCCCGCCGAAGCTGTTGCAGCACCTGCGCCAGTTGCGGAACCTGTGCGCGACGCCGCGCCGGTTGCTGCTGCGCCAGCTGCCGATACTCGCAAGCGTGACGAACAGCGCCGTCCGGACAAACCACGTGCCGACGATAACAATCGTCGCGGTGGTGGCGATGGCGAGCGCAAAAACGCTCCGCATCGCGCATCGGTCAAAGAAAAAGCGCCGGCTCCACGTGTGGCGCCACGCACTACCGACGAAGAAAGCGATGGCTTCCGTCGTGGTGGTCGCGGCAAGGCCAAGCTGAAGAAACGCAACGCTCACGGTTTCCAGAACCCTACCGGTCCTGTCGTGCGTGAAGTGAAGATCGGCGAGACCATCACTGTTGGCGATCTCGCCCAGCAGATGTCGGTCAAGGCTGCTGAAATCATCAAGTTCATGTTCAAACTGGGCACTCCAGCGACCATCAACCAGGTACTCGATCAGGAAACTGCTCAACTGGTAGCTGAAGAGCTGGGCCACAAAGTGACCCTGGTCAGTGACACCGCCCTGGAAGATTCCCTGGCCGAGTCCCTGAAGTTTGAAGGTGAGGCAGTTTCCCGTGCACCCGTCGTGACCGTCATGGGCCACGTTGACCACGGTAAGACTTCCCTGCTCGACTACATCCGTCGTGCCAAGGTAGCCGCGGGCGAAGCCGGCGGTATCACTCAGCACATCGGTGCGTACCACGTTGAAACCGACCGTGGCATGGTGACTTTCCTCGACACCCCTGGTCACGCTGCGTTTACCGCAATGCGTGCCCGTGGTGCCAAGGCGACCGACATCGTGATCCTGGTGGTTGCGGCGGACGACGGCGTGATGCCGCAAACCATCGAGGCTGTTCAGCACGCTCAGGCGGCTGGCGTTCCTCTGGTGGTTGCGGTGAACAAGATCGACAAGCCGGGTGCTGACCTCGATCGCATCCGCAGCGAACTGTCGGTTCACGGCGTGACTTCCGAAGAGTGGGGCGGCGACACTCCATTCGTACCGGTTTCGGCGAAAATGGGTACCGGCGTTGACGAACTGCTCGAAGCCGTTCTGCTGCAGGCTGAAGTGCTCGAACTGACCGCCACGCCATCGGCTCCTGGCCGTGGTGTAGTCGTCGAATCGCGTCTGGACAAGGGCCGTGGCCCGGTAGCCACTGTTCTGGTTCAGGACGGTACGCTGCGTCAAGGCGACATGGTGCTGGTCGGCTCGAACTATGGCCGCGTGCGCGCCATGCTCGACGAGAACGGCAAGCCGATCAAGGAAGCAGGTCCGGCCATTCCGGTCGAGATCCTGGGTCTTGACGGTACGCCGGACGCTGGCGACGAGATGAGCGTGGTTGCCGACGAGAAGAAAGCCCGTGAAGTGGCTCTGTTCCGTCAAGGCAAGTTCCGCGAAGTCAAACTGGCTCGCGCTCACGCCGGCAAGCTGGAAAACATCTTCGAAAACATGGGCCAGGAAGAGAAGAAGACGCTCAACATCGTCCTCAAATCCGACGTCCGTGGTTCGCTGGAAGCTTTGCAGGGCGCTCTGAACGGCCTGGGCAACGACGAAGTGCAAGTGCGCGTAGTCGGTGGCGGTGTCGGTGGT harbors:
- the secG gene encoding preprotein translocase subunit SecG → MLETVVVVFHLLGALGVVALVLLQQGKGADAGASFGAGASNTVFGSQGSSTFLSKFTAILAAGFFITSLGLGYFAKEKAHQLTQAGLPDPAVLEVPKQQQPASDDVPVLQEQKSATPATDVPPAQEQK
- the rimP gene encoding ribosome maturation factor RimP, with translation MSSKLEELQALLAPVVVALGYECWGIEFSAQGRHSMLRVYIDKEGGVLVDDCAIVSRQISGVLDVEDPISVEYTLEVSSPGMERPLFTLEQFAKFAGEQVKIKLRSPFEGRRNFQGLLRGVEEQDVVVQVEDHEFLLPIDMIDKANIIPSFD
- the nusA gene encoding transcription termination factor NusA, producing the protein MSKEVLLVVESVSNEKGVPASVIFEALELALATATKKRFEDEVDLRVEINRHTGSYETFRRWTVVEENDLDDPAIETWPSKVAETHPGAKVGDVVEEKIESIEFGRIAAQTAKQVIVQKVREAERAQVVDAYRERLGEIISGTVKKVTRDNVIVDLGNNAEALLAREDIIPRETFRVGVRLRALLKEIRTENRGPQLILSRTAPEMLIELFRIEVPEIAEGLIEVMAASRDPGSRAKIAVRSKDKRIDPQGACIGMRGSRVQAVSGELGGERVDIVLWDDNPAQFVINAMSPAEVAAIIVDEDAHAMDIAVGADNLAQAIGRGGQNVRLASQLTGWTLNVMTESDIQAKQQAETGDILRNFIDELEVDEELAQVLVDEGFTSLEEIAYVPLEEMLNIDGFDEDIVNELRARAKDRLLTKAIATEEKLADAHPAEDLLSLEGMDKDLAMELAVRGVITREDLAEQSIDDLLDIDGIDDDRAGKLIMAARAHWFE
- the infB gene encoding translation initiation factor IF-2, encoding MTQVTVKQLADEVKTPVERLLQQMREAGLPHTAAEENVTDSEKQSLLTHLKSSHKAKVEEPRKITLQRKTTSTLRVAGSKSISVEVRKKKVFVQRSPEEIEAERKRELEERRAVENAARQKAEEEAKQRAEEEARRQPAAAPSAPAEAVAAPAPVAEPVRDAAPVAAAPAADTRKRDEQRRPDKPRADDNNRRGGGDGERKNAPHRASVKEKAPAPRVAPRTTDEESDGFRRGGRGKAKLKKRNAHGFQNPTGPVVREVKIGETITVGDLAQQMSVKAAEIIKFMFKLGTPATINQVLDQETAQLVAEELGHKVTLVSDTALEDSLAESLKFEGEAVSRAPVVTVMGHVDHGKTSLLDYIRRAKVAAGEAGGITQHIGAYHVETDRGMVTFLDTPGHAAFTAMRARGAKATDIVILVVAADDGVMPQTIEAVQHAQAAGVPLVVAVNKIDKPGADLDRIRSELSVHGVTSEEWGGDTPFVPVSAKMGTGVDELLEAVLLQAEVLELTATPSAPGRGVVVESRLDKGRGPVATVLVQDGTLRQGDMVLVGSNYGRVRAMLDENGKPIKEAGPAIPVEILGLDGTPDAGDEMSVVADEKKAREVALFRQGKFREVKLARAHAGKLENIFENMGQEEKKTLNIVLKSDVRGSLEALQGALNGLGNDEVQVRVVGGGVGGITESDANLALASNAVLFGFNVRADAGARKIVEQEGLDMRYYNVIYDIIEDVKKALTGMLGSDVRENILGVAEVRDVFRSPKFGAIAGCMVIEGVVHRNRPIRVLREDIVIFEGELESLRRFKDDASEVRAGMECGIGVKSYNDVKVGDKIEVFEKVQVARSL